One genomic region from Pseudomonas hormoni encodes:
- a CDS encoding spermidine synthase codes for MTEERVEHLLAEVQDEFGVIRVLEVADYRFLEFGDAIEQSCVFTADPSWLEYDYTRAMLIGALCHEQPESALFLGLGAGTLTQACLKFLPLEDVEAIELRPDVPRLAIEYLGLDDDPRLYIRVGDALELLETAEPADLIFVDLYTDVGPGVGHLAWSFLENCQKRLNPGGWLVINQWATDDGKPLGAALLRGLYHRHYWELPVKEGNVILIVPSELDQDLDLDGLVVRAEALAPRLGYSLQSLIKAIRPAT; via the coding sequence ATGACTGAGGAGCGCGTCGAGCATCTGCTCGCCGAGGTACAGGACGAGTTCGGCGTGATTCGTGTGCTGGAAGTGGCCGATTACCGTTTTCTCGAGTTCGGTGATGCCATCGAACAGAGCTGTGTATTCACCGCGGATCCGAGCTGGCTCGAATACGATTACACCCGGGCGATGCTGATCGGTGCGTTGTGCCACGAGCAGCCGGAAAGCGCGTTGTTCCTCGGCCTCGGTGCCGGCACGTTGACCCAGGCGTGCCTGAAATTCCTGCCGCTGGAAGATGTCGAGGCCATCGAACTGCGCCCCGACGTGCCGCGCCTGGCCATCGAGTACCTTGGCTTGGATGACGATCCCCGGCTGTACATCCGGGTTGGCGATGCACTGGAATTATTGGAAACCGCCGAGCCGGCGGACCTGATTTTCGTCGACCTCTATACCGATGTCGGGCCAGGCGTCGGGCATCTGGCCTGGAGTTTTCTGGAAAACTGTCAGAAACGCTTGAATCCCGGTGGCTGGCTGGTGATCAACCAGTGGGCCACTGACGATGGCAAGCCGCTGGGCGCGGCGTTGTTGCGTGGGCTTTATCATCGGCATTACTGGGAACTGCCGGTGAAGGAGGGCAATGTGATTCTGATCGTGCCTTCGGAACTCGATCAGGATCTGGACCTGGATGGGTTGGTGGTGCGGGCCGAAGCGTTGGCGCCGCGGTTGGGGTATTCGTTGCAGTCGTTGATCAAGGCGATTCGCCCGGCGACTTGA
- a CDS encoding crotonase/enoyl-CoA hydratase family protein, translated as MNQPVTSRVTCERHGHVLLIGLDRVAKRNAFDLDLLNALSLAYGEFEADSEARVAVVFGHGEHFTAGLDLVSASSALAEGWQAPPGGCDPWGVFAGPRVSKPVIVAAQGYCLTIGIELMLAADINLCASNTRFAQKEVQRGIFPFGGATLRLHQVAGWGNAMRWLLTGDEFDAHDALHLGLVQEVMASEDLLPRAIELAERIARQAPLGVQATLMSARQARYEGETAAAQGLPPLVKKLLASEDAKEGVRSMVEKRPGIFKGC; from the coding sequence ATGAATCAACCCGTTACCAGCCGTGTGACCTGCGAACGGCACGGCCATGTCCTGTTGATCGGCCTGGATCGGGTGGCCAAGCGCAACGCCTTCGATCTCGACCTGCTCAATGCCCTCAGCCTGGCCTACGGCGAATTCGAGGCCGACAGCGAGGCGCGGGTGGCGGTGGTGTTCGGCCATGGCGAGCATTTCACTGCCGGGCTTGATCTGGTCAGCGCCAGTTCAGCCCTGGCCGAAGGCTGGCAGGCACCGCCCGGTGGTTGCGATCCGTGGGGCGTGTTTGCCGGGCCCAGGGTCAGTAAACCGGTGATCGTCGCCGCGCAAGGTTACTGCCTGACCATCGGCATCGAGCTGATGCTGGCCGCCGATATCAACCTGTGTGCCAGCAACACCCGATTCGCCCAGAAAGAAGTGCAGCGCGGGATCTTCCCGTTTGGCGGCGCGACGTTGCGCCTGCATCAGGTTGCAGGCTGGGGCAATGCCATGCGCTGGCTGCTGACCGGCGATGAATTCGATGCCCATGATGCCTTGCATCTGGGGTTGGTGCAGGAGGTCATGGCCAGCGAGGATTTGTTGCCGCGGGCGATTGAACTGGCTGAGCGGATTGCCCGGCAGGCACCCCTGGGGGTTCAGGCGACGTTGATGTCGGCGCGACAGGCACGTTATGAAGGGGAAACCGCGGCGGCGCAGGGATTGCCGCCGCTGGTGAAGAAGTTGTTGGCGAGTGAGGATGCGAAGGAAGGAGTGCGGTCGATGGTCGAGAAGCGGCCAGGAATTTTCAAAGGCTGCTGA
- a CDS encoding class II 3-deoxy-7-phosphoheptulonate synthase, with protein MSQPWSPDSWRALPIQQQPVYPDAAHLLHVEQTLASYPPLVFAGEARELRRQFAEVTQGRAFLLQGGDCAESFAEFSAAKIRDTFKVLLQMAIVMTFAAGCPVVKVGRMAGQFAKPRSANDETIDGVTLPAYRGDIVNGIGFDEKSRVPDPERLLQSYHQSTATLNLLRAFAQGGFADLHQVHKWNLDFIANSALAEKYSHLADRIDETLAFMRACGMDSSPQLRETSFFTAHEALLLNYEEAFVRRDSLTNDYYDCSAHMLWIGDRTRQLDGAHVEFLRGVNNPIGVKVGPSMNPEDLIRLIDVLNPDNDPGRLNLIARMGANKVGDHLPALIRAVQREGKQVLWSSDPMHGNTIKASSGYKTRDFAQILGEVKQFFQVHEAEGSYAGGIHIEMTGQNVTECIGGARPITEDGLSDRYHTHCDPRMNADQSLELAFLIAETLKQVRR; from the coding sequence ATGAGCCAACCCTGGAGCCCTGACAGCTGGCGCGCCCTGCCGATCCAGCAACAACCTGTTTATCCCGACGCGGCGCATTTGCTGCACGTCGAGCAAACCCTGGCCAGCTATCCGCCGCTGGTGTTTGCCGGTGAGGCCCGGGAGTTGCGCCGTCAGTTTGCCGAAGTGACCCAGGGTCGCGCGTTTCTGTTGCAGGGCGGCGACTGCGCCGAAAGCTTCGCCGAGTTTTCCGCCGCGAAAATCCGCGACACCTTCAAAGTGCTGCTGCAAATGGCGATCGTCATGACCTTCGCGGCCGGTTGCCCGGTGGTCAAGGTCGGGCGCATGGCCGGCCAGTTCGCCAAGCCGCGCTCGGCCAACGACGAAACCATCGACGGCGTGACCCTGCCGGCCTACCGGGGCGACATCGTCAACGGCATCGGTTTCGACGAAAAAAGCCGCGTCCCGGATCCGGAGCGCCTGCTCCAGTCCTACCACCAGTCCACCGCCACCCTGAACTTGCTGCGTGCTTTCGCCCAAGGTGGTTTTGCCGACCTGCATCAGGTGCACAAGTGGAACCTGGACTTCATCGCCAACTCGGCACTGGCAGAAAAATACAGCCACCTCGCCGACCGCATCGATGAAACCCTGGCGTTCATGCGCGCCTGCGGCATGGACAGTTCGCCGCAACTGCGCGAAACCAGTTTCTTCACCGCCCACGAAGCGCTGTTGCTGAACTACGAAGAAGCCTTTGTGCGTCGCGACAGCCTGACCAACGATTACTACGACTGCTCGGCGCACATGCTGTGGATCGGCGACCGCACCCGTCAGCTGGACGGTGCTCACGTCGAATTCCTGCGGGGGGTGAACAACCCGATCGGGGTCAAGGTCGGCCCGAGCATGAACCCGGAAGACCTGATCCGCCTGATCGACGTGCTCAACCCGGACAACGATCCGGGGCGCTTGAACCTGATCGCACGAATGGGCGCGAACAAGGTCGGCGATCACTTGCCGGCACTGATCCGCGCGGTGCAGCGTGAAGGCAAGCAAGTGCTGTGGAGTTCCGACCCGATGCACGGCAACACCATCAAGGCCAGCAGCGGCTACAAGACCCGTGACTTTGCGCAGATCCTCGGCGAGGTGAAGCAGTTCTTCCAGGTTCACGAAGCGGAAGGCAGCTATGCCGGTGGCATCCATATCGAGATGACCGGGCAGAATGTCACCGAGTGCATTGGTGGTGCGCGGCCGATTACCGAGGATGGGTTATCGGACCGGTATCACACCCATTGTGATCCGCGGATGAATGCTGATCAGTCGCTGGAGTTGGCGTTTTTGATTGCTGAAACCCTGAAGCAGGTTCGACGGTAG